From the genome of Pelobacter propionicus DSM 2379, one region includes:
- a CDS encoding IS1182 family transposase, with protein sequence MKSKFIEVDRETPYLLPPSLQDWLPEKHLARFVVEIVEQLDLRSLKATYAGRGSQPYNPEMLVALLFYGYATGVFSSRKLERSTYDSVAFRFIAANSHPDHDTIATFRRRFLPQLNKLFAQILLIAHQMEVLKLGNVSLDGSKIKANASKHKALSYEHACKLEEQIKAEVGELLKKAEAADHADIPDGMNIPEELERREKRLSAIAAAKVEIKKRAAERHAREQAAYEKKVAERAKKEQATGKKAKGKEPKPPKSGPTAKDQVNLTDEESRIMPTSGGGFEQTYNAQAGVDTASKLIVSAHVTQNPNDKQELTPTLENLAALPEKLGKATDLVADSGYFSETNVTACEENGITPYIAVDRQSHNVPLMERFAEPPPLPEDADSVARMKHRLKTPSGKAIYAQRKVTSEPVFGIIKAVMGFRSFLLRGFEAVKGEWNLVCMAYNIKRLHVLAG encoded by the coding sequence ATGAAATCAAAGTTTATTGAAGTTGACCGGGAAACACCCTATCTGCTCCCGCCATCGCTGCAGGATTGGCTACCAGAAAAGCACTTGGCCCGGTTTGTGGTCGAAATTGTCGAACAGCTCGACCTGCGCTCTTTGAAAGCTACCTATGCCGGCCGAGGCTCGCAGCCCTATAACCCTGAGATGCTGGTAGCATTGTTGTTTTACGGTTATGCGACAGGCGTATTCTCCAGCCGGAAGCTTGAGCGCAGCACCTACGACTCCGTGGCATTCCGGTTCATAGCGGCAAACAGTCATCCTGACCACGATACCATTGCCACCTTCCGCCGGCGGTTTCTGCCGCAACTGAACAAGCTGTTTGCCCAGATTCTGCTGATCGCTCATCAGATGGAGGTGCTGAAACTGGGCAACGTTAGTTTGGATGGCAGCAAAATCAAGGCGAATGCCTCCAAGCACAAGGCGCTGAGCTATGAGCATGCCTGCAAGCTTGAAGAGCAGATCAAGGCTGAGGTTGGCGAACTGCTCAAAAAGGCCGAGGCAGCGGACCATGCCGATATTCCGGACGGCATGAACATCCCCGAAGAACTGGAACGTCGGGAAAAGCGTCTTTCCGCCATTGCCGCAGCCAAGGTCGAGATCAAAAAACGTGCCGCTGAGCGCCATGCTCGTGAACAGGCCGCTTATGAGAAGAAAGTCGCCGAACGGGCCAAGAAGGAGCAGGCAACGGGCAAGAAGGCCAAGGGGAAAGAGCCGAAACCGCCCAAATCCGGCCCCACTGCCAAAGATCAGGTCAATCTGACCGATGAAGAGTCGCGGATCATGCCGACCTCCGGTGGCGGATTCGAGCAGACGTACAACGCCCAGGCCGGTGTGGATACGGCATCAAAGCTCATCGTTTCGGCCCATGTTACCCAGAATCCCAATGACAAACAGGAGCTGACACCGACCCTGGAGAACCTGGCGGCGCTGCCTGAGAAGCTTGGCAAGGCAACCGATCTGGTAGCTGACAGTGGCTACTTCAGCGAAACCAATGTAACTGCCTGTGAGGAGAACGGGATAACTCCCTACATTGCCGTAGACCGGCAGAGTCACAACGTGCCACTGATGGAGCGCTTTGCCGAACCGCCGCCGTTACCCGAAGATGCCGATTCCGTGGCCAGAATGAAGCATCGCCTGAAGACACCTTCCGGCAAGGCGATCTACGCCCAGCGAAAAGTCACCTCGGAACCGGTCTTCGGCATCATCAAGGCGGTCATGGGATTCAGAAGCTTTCTTCTTCGTGGCTTTGAAGCAGTAAAAGGCGAATGGAACCTCGTCTGCATGGCCTACAACATCAAACGGCTGCATGTCTTGGCCGGATAG
- a CDS encoding winged helix-turn-helix domain-containing protein translates to MKQRILIIEDERDLAELLAFNLEKEGFAPRCAFDGISGLEAARDSKPDLIVLDLMLPGMLGTEVCKALRKDTTTSRIPVLMVTAKGDEIDRVVGFELGADDYIVKPFSMRELCLRIRAILRRCDVEQPTGSPLLTLGDIVIDRERHRVVSADAETDLTSTEFKLLLYLVERRGRVISRDQLLQDVWSYHDVGDTRTVDTHITRLRGKLGAPGEQIKTVRGFGYKIEEN, encoded by the coding sequence ATGAAACAGAGGATCCTGATCATCGAAGACGAGCGGGACCTTGCCGAGCTTTTGGCCTTCAACCTGGAGAAGGAGGGGTTTGCGCCCCGCTGCGCCTTTGACGGCATTTCAGGGCTCGAGGCGGCCCGCGACAGCAAGCCCGACCTGATCGTCCTGGACCTGATGCTGCCCGGAATGCTGGGCACCGAGGTCTGCAAGGCCCTGCGCAAGGACACGACCACCAGCCGCATACCGGTCCTGATGGTCACCGCCAAGGGGGACGAGATCGACCGGGTGGTGGGGTTCGAGCTGGGGGCCGACGACTATATCGTCAAGCCCTTCTCCATGCGGGAACTCTGCCTGCGCATCAGGGCAATTCTCAGGCGCTGCGACGTTGAACAGCCAACCGGATCGCCGCTTCTCACCCTGGGTGATATCGTCATCGACCGGGAGCGCCACCGGGTGGTCAGCGCCGATGCGGAAACCGACCTGACCTCCACGGAGTTCAAGCTGCTGCTCTACCTGGTGGAGCGCCGCGGCCGGGTAATCAGCCGGGACCAGCTGCTGCAGGACGTGTGGAGCTACCATGATGTGGGGGATACGCGCACCGTGGATACGCACATCACCCGACTGCGCGGCAAGCTGGGCGCTCCGGGAGAGCAGATCAAGACGGTTCGGGGTTTCGGCTACAAAATCGAGGAGAACTAG
- a CDS encoding ATP-binding protein yields MTFRWKLMLSYLLLILLLSGSYYLSFDHSAQSYFLDESRENLISQTRLAKLLAEQERDTMPPQQLAERIGSAIKARVTLIDRSGLVRGDSDVSKVELSHLENHLKRPEVVQAMQGGIGSSLRYSETLKTDMLYTALGYESNGHYGFIRLSLPLERLSSATAALHRMTAGSVGMALLAALAFSLLLSRVTSRPLREMAEVAARIGRDGEYSRIPVASQDEIGALASVLNDMAERIDAQMHGLDAEKTRLDAILRGMGEGVMVASADGAITLVNPAFRKMFAMTDGVEGKKLIEVCRNPDLQAAFHDLARCGGELSREIRIQPGDVTLLTHWVPLAMDGAGQGVVAVFHDITDMKHVEEMRRDFVANVSHELRTPVSVIKGYAETLMQNDMLVSEPEHATRFVEIIRRHAERLTTLINDILTLSCLEARNSALELNAMDVGTTIAKSCALLAPRAAEKKICLHNEVGNNLPRTLVDQGRLEQVLVNLIDNAVKYTPEGGTIRLFAEQGETFLRISVQDSGIGIPPRDLPRIFERFYRVDEGRSREQGGTGLGLAIAKHIVQLHGGELTVTSTPGKGSTFSFTLRMATNS; encoded by the coding sequence ATGACATTCCGCTGGAAACTGATGCTTTCCTACCTGCTGCTGATTCTCTTGCTGTCCGGCTCCTATTACCTGAGTTTCGATCACAGCGCCCAGAGCTACTTTCTGGACGAGAGCCGCGAGAACCTGATCAGCCAGACCAGACTGGCCAAGCTGCTGGCCGAGCAGGAGAGGGATACGATGCCGCCCCAACAGCTGGCCGAGAGGATCGGCTCCGCCATCAAGGCCCGCGTCACCCTGATCGACCGCTCGGGCCTGGTCAGGGGCGACTCCGATGTCAGCAAGGTCGAACTATCCCATCTGGAAAACCACCTCAAACGTCCGGAAGTCGTCCAGGCCATGCAGGGTGGGATCGGCAGCAGCCTGCGCTATTCCGAGACCCTGAAGACCGACATGCTCTACACGGCCCTTGGTTACGAGAGCAACGGCCACTACGGCTTCATCAGACTGTCGCTCCCCCTGGAGCGCCTCTCCAGCGCCACGGCCGCCCTGCACCGCATGACCGCAGGCTCCGTGGGCATGGCGCTCCTGGCCGCCCTGGCCTTCAGCCTGCTCCTCTCCCGCGTCACCTCCCGCCCTTTGCGCGAAATGGCGGAGGTGGCCGCCCGCATCGGCAGAGATGGCGAGTACAGCCGCATCCCGGTCGCCTCCCAGGACGAGATCGGCGCCCTGGCCTCGGTCCTGAACGACATGGCCGAGCGCATCGACGCTCAGATGCACGGGTTGGACGCGGAAAAGACCCGGCTGGACGCGATCCTGCGCGGCATGGGCGAGGGGGTCATGGTGGCCAGCGCTGACGGTGCCATCACCCTGGTCAATCCCGCCTTCAGGAAGATGTTCGCCATGACGGACGGGGTAGAGGGGAAAAAGCTGATCGAGGTATGCCGCAACCCCGACCTGCAGGCTGCCTTCCATGACCTGGCTCGTTGCGGGGGAGAGCTGAGCCGTGAGATCCGCATCCAGCCGGGTGATGTCACGCTGCTGACCCATTGGGTGCCCCTGGCCATGGATGGCGCCGGCCAGGGGGTCGTGGCGGTGTTTCACGACATTACCGACATGAAACACGTGGAGGAGATGCGCCGCGACTTCGTGGCCAACGTATCCCATGAGCTACGCACCCCGGTCTCGGTCATCAAGGGATATGCCGAAACCCTCATGCAGAATGACATGCTCGTCTCCGAACCGGAGCACGCCACCCGCTTCGTGGAGATCATCCGCAGGCATGCCGAACGGTTGACCACCCTGATCAACGACATCCTGACCCTCTCCTGCCTGGAGGCCAGGAACAGCGCCCTGGAGCTCAACGCCATGGATGTGGGCACGACCATCGCCAAATCCTGCGCCCTGCTCGCCCCCCGGGCAGCGGAAAAGAAGATTTGCCTCCATAACGAAGTTGGCAACAATCTTCCCCGGACACTTGTCGACCAGGGTCGGCTGGAGCAGGTGCTGGTGAACCTGATCGACAACGCCGTCAAGTACACTCCCGAGGGGGGCACGATCCGCCTGTTTGCGGAACAGGGAGAAACGTTCCTCAGAATCTCCGTGCAGGACAGTGGCATCGGCATCCCGCCCAGGGACCTCCCCCGCATCTTCGAGCGCTTCTACCGCGTGGATGAGGGACGCAGCCGCGAGCAGGGGGGCACCGGCCTGGGGCTCGCCATCGCCAAGCACATCGTCCAACTCCACGGCGGCGAACTGACGGTCACGAGCACTCCGGGCAAGGGCTCGACCTTCTCCTTCACCCTGCGCATGGCCACAAACAGCTGA
- a CDS encoding PstS family phosphate ABC transporter substrate-binding protein has product MIKKAIVTAALLALSVASAQAAPTHIDAKIKTYTPVAGVAGNLNSIGSDSLNNLMTYWAEGFKKKYPNVNLQIEGKGSSTAPPALVAGTAQLGPMSREMKGTEIEAFQKKYGYKPTKIGVALDSLAVFVNKDNPVKSLSLDQVDAIFSKTRKSGHAEITTWGQVGVTGKLASKPISLYGRNSASGTYGYFKEHALKKGDFKNTVKEQPGSASVVEGVARDVAAVGYSGIGYTTSGVRAVPLSVKDGAPAAAATYQNVLSGTYPLSRMLYIYVAKKPGQPLPKVVSEFLKYVLSKEGQQIVVKDGYDPLTAKLVDNQLKNLK; this is encoded by the coding sequence ATGATTAAGAAGGCAATTGTCACAGCTGCGTTACTGGCCCTGTCGGTCGCATCGGCGCAGGCAGCGCCAACTCACATCGATGCCAAGATCAAGACGTACACTCCCGTCGCCGGTGTTGCCGGCAACCTCAACAGCATCGGGTCAGACTCCCTCAACAACCTGATGACCTACTGGGCCGAGGGCTTCAAGAAGAAATACCCCAACGTGAACCTGCAGATCGAAGGCAAGGGCTCCAGCACCGCCCCTCCTGCGCTGGTTGCCGGCACCGCCCAGCTTGGCCCCATGTCCCGGGAGATGAAGGGGACCGAGATCGAGGCGTTCCAGAAGAAGTACGGCTACAAGCCGACAAAAATAGGCGTAGCCCTGGACTCCCTGGCCGTATTCGTCAACAAGGACAACCCGGTCAAATCCCTCTCCCTGGACCAGGTGGACGCCATCTTCTCCAAGACCCGCAAGAGCGGGCACGCCGAAATAACCACCTGGGGCCAGGTGGGGGTAACCGGAAAACTGGCCAGCAAGCCGATCAGCCTCTACGGTCGCAACTCGGCCTCGGGAACCTACGGCTATTTCAAGGAGCACGCCCTCAAAAAGGGTGACTTCAAGAACACGGTCAAGGAACAGCCCGGCTCCGCCTCGGTGGTGGAAGGGGTTGCCAGGGATGTGGCCGCGGTGGGCTACTCCGGCATCGGCTACACCACCTCGGGCGTTCGCGCAGTGCCCCTCTCCGTCAAGGACGGCGCCCCGGCCGCCGCAGCCACCTACCAGAACGTGCTCAGCGGCACCTACCCCTTAAGCCGCATGCTCTACATCTATGTGGCCAAGAAACCGGGCCAGCCGCTGCCCAAGGTAGTGTCGGAGTTCCTCAAGTATGTGCTCTCCAAGGAGGGGCAGCAAATTGTCGTCAAGGATGGCTATGACCCGCTAACCGCAAAGTTGGTGGACAATCAGCTCAAGAACCTGAAATAG